One window of Akkermansia biwaensis genomic DNA carries:
- a CDS encoding glycosyltransferase family 2 protein, whose amino-acid sequence MKISIITVCFNNASTLRDTMRSVLGQTHPDMEYIVVDGASTDGTVSILREMEPLFRSRMKWVSEPDEGIYDAMNKGILMATGDVVGFLNGDDYYQDNRVLEDIARAFSENGTDAVHGNLSYINSERKVVRTWQGSPYRPGAFQRGWNPAHPTFYCTRECFERYGLFDPSIGSAADFELMLRFVEKHHISTHYLDRFMVFMRTGGSSTAGLKAVRRNTRQNKQAFRKNRIPCPWHYGISRLASKILSVKHPFLYLAKSLKKS is encoded by the coding sequence ATGAAAATCTCCATCATCACGGTCTGCTTCAACAATGCCTCCACCTTGCGCGACACCATGCGCAGCGTTCTGGGGCAAACCCATCCGGATATGGAATACATCGTCGTGGACGGCGCCAGCACGGACGGGACGGTATCCATTCTCCGGGAAATGGAACCCTTGTTCCGCAGCAGGATGAAGTGGGTTTCCGAGCCGGACGAGGGGATTTACGACGCCATGAACAAGGGCATCCTCATGGCTACGGGGGACGTGGTGGGCTTCCTCAACGGAGACGATTATTACCAGGACAACCGCGTACTGGAAGATATTGCACGCGCCTTTTCCGAAAACGGTACGGATGCCGTACATGGCAACTTGTCCTATATCAATTCCGAACGGAAGGTCGTCCGCACCTGGCAAGGCTCCCCCTACCGCCCCGGAGCGTTTCAGAGAGGCTGGAATCCGGCCCACCCCACCTTTTACTGCACCAGGGAATGCTTTGAGCGCTACGGCCTGTTTGATCCCTCCATCGGCAGCGCGGCGGACTTCGAGCTCATGCTCCGGTTTGTGGAAAAACACCATATTTCCACGCACTACCTGGACCGTTTCATGGTGTTCATGCGCACGGGAGGCTCCAGCACGGCAGGCCTCAAGGCAGTTCGTCGCAATACCAGGCAGAACAAGCAGGCATTCAGGAAAAACCGCATTCCCTGCCCCTGGCATTACGGAATCTCCCGTCTGGCTTCCAAAATCCTTTCCGTCAAGCACCCTTTTCTCTACCTGGCCAAATCCCTGAAAAAATCCTGA
- a CDS encoding tyrosine-protein phosphatase: MHSHLLWGVDDGARTQAESLELISLLKKRGFRGACCTPHVISRYPWNTATSLKVRFRELVNAVPDEDFELRLAAEYMLDDHFERQFTEEEPLSPDGTHILVELPQYRLPDAWMDMLLLIKDRGYVPVLAHPERYGKILTPEELAALAAQGILFQGNIGSLCGFYGQKCRELARKFQQENLYFWWGTDAHNAIMINKLRL, encoded by the coding sequence ATGCACAGCCATCTGCTCTGGGGTGTGGACGACGGCGCGCGGACGCAGGCGGAAAGCCTGGAACTCATTTCCCTGCTGAAAAAACGGGGATTCCGGGGAGCCTGTTGCACTCCCCATGTCATCAGCCGCTATCCCTGGAATACGGCAACGAGTTTAAAAGTACGCTTTCGGGAGCTTGTGAACGCCGTGCCGGACGAGGATTTTGAACTCCGGCTGGCGGCGGAATACATGCTGGACGATCATTTTGAACGGCAATTCACGGAAGAGGAGCCTCTCAGCCCGGACGGCACGCACATTCTTGTGGAACTCCCGCAATACCGCCTTCCGGACGCGTGGATGGACATGCTCCTGCTCATTAAGGACAGAGGATATGTTCCCGTGCTGGCCCATCCTGAACGCTACGGCAAAATCCTGACTCCAGAGGAACTCGCCGCCCTGGCCGCACAAGGCATTCTTTTCCAGGGAAACATAGGCTCACTATGCGGATTCTACGGGCAGAAATGCCGGGAACTGGCGCGGAAATTCCAACAGGAAAACCTCTATTTCTGGTGGGGGACGGACGCCCACAACGCCATCATGATCAACAAGCTCCGCCTCTGA
- a CDS encoding GumC family protein, whose translation MPQPTVPPVSSPPPETPDSSLSLDIVAIILRRRWYWILFCALLGGTAAYYMAATQNYVFEKTASVMMREASKDSSTDRIMVELGVDSGAANLANESFILRSSTVMRHTVEDLKLNVSYWKKRDLRQIDLYRESPVEVIFENIPSDRSCSFDITLKGDSALSLTYQGSDGKPVQLEEELKKPVHLPFATITVYPTSHMPETIPGTTITVRRVPINAAADQLLANFTVKRPDAKESSLLQMTLTSSNPDKATDTLNKLIEIYNEHSREERRAIAVKTKEFIRRQLEQIGEELKRLDSKRDDIKFENDIIADTQASLSADFSTAQTLDNSIFELQTQIMLANDLENNLKAVSKKAELISLDTGIADSGVSRQIEAYNTAYLEYQKIAGSAGSQNPIVVSLTKKMDATRAAAFRSLSNLRDNLNLRLQELTRKRDDITKRLAATSGKARKLTPLNREHGVKEEYYLTLLTKEQENELALETTPSSARVLETAHGSNAPIAPNTRKFVLGGAAGGAALCLFAFMGAAILNNKVKNRHDLDAITTLPVIAELPAMSKKEQKQVSLMLPDEHSVMAEYFHIMCHNVDSMLPFSEHQGHVILLASTTPGEGKTFISANLAQAFSKIGKRVLLIDGDLRKTSLSSQLGGKGRKGLSTILLNKVSDLSSVIHSLPDHPGVDILYGGPHVPNPVSLLSRPEIEQLIQSFKRSYDAVIIDAPPYGILADTAIFAKLADISLYVIRSNKIDKRYIATIQQLANEGKLPNMGFVINAVDFKASGHHYYGYGYHYNYGYNTTNS comes from the coding sequence ATGCCGCAACCTACCGTTCCGCCTGTATCTTCCCCCCCGCCCGAGACACCGGATTCCTCCCTGTCTCTGGACATTGTCGCCATCATTCTCCGCAGGCGCTGGTACTGGATACTGTTCTGCGCCCTTTTGGGAGGAACTGCAGCCTATTATATGGCGGCCACGCAGAATTACGTATTTGAAAAGACCGCCAGCGTCATGATGAGGGAAGCCAGCAAGGATTCCTCCACAGACCGCATCATGGTGGAACTGGGGGTGGATTCCGGAGCGGCCAATCTGGCCAATGAAAGCTTTATCCTCAGGTCCTCCACCGTCATGCGGCATACGGTTGAAGACCTGAAACTGAACGTATCCTACTGGAAAAAACGGGACCTGCGCCAGATAGACCTGTACCGGGAAAGCCCTGTGGAAGTCATCTTTGAAAACATCCCCAGCGACAGGTCCTGTTCTTTCGATATTACCCTGAAAGGGGACAGCGCCCTGTCCCTGACCTACCAGGGCAGCGACGGAAAACCCGTACAGTTGGAAGAGGAACTGAAAAAGCCCGTCCATCTCCCTTTTGCAACCATCACGGTTTATCCCACTTCCCATATGCCGGAGACAATTCCAGGCACCACCATTACCGTACGGCGCGTTCCCATCAACGCCGCTGCGGACCAGCTCCTCGCCAACTTCACCGTCAAGCGCCCGGACGCCAAGGAATCCAGCCTCCTCCAGATGACGCTCACTTCCTCCAATCCCGATAAAGCAACGGATACGCTGAATAAACTGATCGAAATCTATAACGAACATTCCAGAGAAGAACGCCGCGCCATCGCCGTCAAGACGAAAGAATTCATTCGCCGGCAACTCGAACAGATCGGCGAGGAATTGAAAAGACTGGACAGCAAACGGGACGACATCAAATTCGAGAACGACATCATTGCCGACACGCAAGCCTCGCTGTCCGCCGATTTCAGCACCGCACAAACGCTGGACAATTCCATTTTCGAGCTCCAGACGCAGATCATGCTGGCCAATGACTTGGAAAACAACTTGAAAGCCGTCAGTAAAAAAGCGGAACTTATTTCCCTGGACACCGGCATCGCGGACTCCGGGGTTTCCCGTCAAATTGAAGCCTACAACACCGCCTATCTGGAATACCAGAAAATCGCGGGCAGCGCGGGCTCGCAAAACCCCATCGTCGTTTCCCTGACCAAGAAGATGGACGCTACCCGCGCGGCCGCCTTCAGATCCCTGTCCAACTTGCGCGATAACTTGAATTTACGGCTCCAGGAGCTTACCCGAAAGCGGGATGACATTACCAAGCGCCTGGCCGCCACATCCGGAAAGGCGCGGAAACTCACCCCTCTGAACCGCGAACACGGGGTAAAGGAAGAATATTACCTTACGCTGCTGACCAAGGAACAGGAAAACGAACTGGCTCTGGAAACCACACCTTCTTCCGCCCGCGTTCTGGAAACGGCGCACGGCTCCAACGCCCCGATTGCTCCCAATACCAGGAAATTCGTTCTCGGCGGGGCGGCCGGAGGCGCAGCCCTCTGCCTGTTCGCTTTCATGGGCGCGGCCATACTCAACAACAAGGTCAAAAACAGGCATGACCTGGATGCCATCACCACCCTTCCCGTCATTGCAGAGCTTCCCGCCATGAGCAAAAAGGAACAGAAACAGGTATCCCTGATGCTCCCTGACGAACATTCCGTCATGGCGGAATATTTCCATATCATGTGCCACAATGTGGACTCCATGCTTCCCTTTTCCGAGCATCAGGGCCATGTGATCCTGCTCGCTTCCACCACGCCGGGAGAAGGAAAAACCTTCATTTCCGCCAATCTGGCCCAGGCTTTTTCCAAAATCGGAAAGCGCGTGCTCCTGATTGACGGCGATCTACGCAAGACCTCCCTCTCCAGCCAGCTTGGCGGCAAGGGCCGCAAGGGCCTGAGCACCATCCTGCTCAACAAGGTTTCCGACCTTTCCTCCGTCATTCATTCCCTTCCGGATCATCCGGGGGTGGACATCCTCTACGGAGGCCCCCATGTTCCCAATCCCGTTTCCCTGCTCTCCCGGCCCGAGATTGAACAGCTTATCCAGTCCTTCAAGCGATCTTACGATGCCGTTATCATTGACGCGCCACCCTACGGCATTCTGGCGGATACGGCCATTTTTGCCAAACTGGCGGACATTTCCCTGTACGTCATCCGCAGCAACAAGATAGACAAGCGCTATATAGCCACTATCCAGCAGCTTGCCAATGAAGGAAAGCTTCCCAACATGGGATTTGTCATCAATGCCGTGGACTTCAAGGCGTCCGGCCATCACTATTACGGTTACGGCTACCATTACAACTACGGGTACAACACCACCAATTCCTGA
- a CDS encoding polysaccharide biosynthesis/export family protein: protein MNKHHLLSKALLCSAALAGASLLPSCVSPKEVLYIQDVSGYSKEKIQGSYQTLIQKDDQLSITVSSKQPELTAPFAVSEIGTSGPSSSSRSKGYLVDARGYIVLPVIGKIKAAGKTCSALGDDIAAALKNNDYISDASVNVQITNFKFSILGEVSSPGTYNIDGQRLTILEAISRAGDLSIDGNRDVTLIRETNGHRQIAKIDLRSKDLFQSPYYYIQQNDTIYVTPAERKINTRSDTVQYIGWTASGVGLIIGIIALCAL, encoded by the coding sequence ATGAATAAACACCATCTCCTCAGCAAAGCTCTCCTGTGTTCCGCAGCCCTGGCAGGAGCCAGCCTCCTTCCTTCCTGCGTCAGTCCCAAGGAAGTCTTGTACATCCAGGACGTCTCCGGCTACTCCAAGGAAAAGATTCAGGGCAGCTACCAAACCCTGATTCAGAAGGACGACCAGCTTTCCATCACTGTCAGCAGCAAGCAGCCCGAACTGACCGCACCTTTTGCCGTCTCTGAAATCGGCACCTCCGGCCCCAGCTCCAGCTCCCGGTCCAAAGGTTACCTGGTCGATGCCAGAGGCTACATCGTCCTGCCGGTTATCGGCAAAATCAAGGCGGCCGGCAAGACCTGCTCCGCCCTGGGAGATGACATTGCCGCCGCTCTGAAAAACAACGACTACATCAGCGACGCTTCCGTCAACGTGCAGATCACCAATTTCAAGTTCTCCATTCTGGGCGAAGTTTCCTCCCCCGGAACATACAACATTGACGGCCAGCGCCTGACCATTCTGGAAGCCATCAGCCGTGCGGGCGACTTGAGCATTGACGGCAACCGGGACGTCACGCTGATCCGTGAAACGAACGGCCACCGCCAGATTGCCAAAATCGATCTGCGCAGCAAGGATTTATTCCAGTCCCCCTATTACTACATTCAGCAGAACGACACCATTTACGTTACCCCTGCCGAACGTAAAATCAATACCCGCAGTGACACCGTCCAATACATCGGCTGGACGGCATCCGGCGTGGGCCTGATCATCGGCATCATCGCCCTGTGCGCCTTGTGA
- a CDS encoding sugar transferase — protein sequence MYMHICKPVISSLLAGMALVILSPLLLTISVLLFLSTRKSPFFLQTRVGYQGKLFKIIKFKTMTDARDEHGRLLPDNQRLFPLGNFLRTNSLDELPQLINILKGDMVIVGPRPWIPSQMEALPPNYCRQRYSVRPGITGMAQIHGRNGIPFCRRLCYDVLYVRRVSFLLDVSLVFRTARKVLVREGIQQCNEAFQNKLGKTLLQNDLSLPSTTEATRSF from the coding sequence ATGTACATGCATATCTGCAAACCTGTCATCAGTAGCCTGCTCGCCGGGATGGCGCTCGTCATTCTCAGCCCGTTGCTGCTAACGATATCTGTGCTTCTTTTTCTATCTACGCGGAAATCCCCCTTCTTTCTTCAAACGCGCGTTGGATATCAGGGAAAACTGTTCAAAATCATCAAATTCAAAACGATGACGGATGCGCGTGACGAACATGGGCGCCTGCTCCCGGACAACCAAAGACTGTTCCCTCTCGGCAACTTCCTTCGCACCAATTCCCTGGATGAGCTTCCGCAACTGATCAATATCCTGAAAGGGGACATGGTCATCGTAGGCCCCCGCCCCTGGATTCCTTCCCAGATGGAAGCCCTTCCTCCCAATTATTGCCGCCAGCGCTATTCCGTCCGGCCAGGCATCACCGGCATGGCCCAGATCCACGGCCGCAACGGCATTCCCTTCTGCCGCCGACTGTGCTACGATGTGCTTTACGTGCGCCGCGTTTCCTTCCTTCTGGATGTTTCCCTGGTCTTCCGGACAGCCCGGAAAGTCCTGGTCCGGGAAGGCATCCAGCAATGCAACGAGGCCTTCCAGAATAAACTGGGGAAAACCCTCCTTCAGAACGATCTTTCCCTCCCCTCTACCACGGAGGCGACCAGATCCTTCTAA
- a CDS encoding DNA translocase FtsK 4TM domain-containing protein: MALDAQERHVFEHEEDHPPVWMGMAWGAVSVLAGAALLASMVTFDVREIGWNYLNKSGEVMEGTTNLLNVVGLYGAGIVYWVLGGMAWMLVILLAWWGCYRFTHRGRLTRGVIYGGVFLLVSGCLFLTAGHVTGAEWVERHQVLGAGGLVGNLLGTHLLVPLAGVSAILAVSGLGYIIALIYAAGLRPRPLFRAVLREFRSWRMNRKEKKMERRSSQLAREVARVRASMEDAALSSPSPARRSRESSSRLHRTGDDLEGLYNEVAAAPSVRTPAPPKKSSAPRTQGNLPLTTTPKITVAEPAEIKPAPKVQPFAKIATPPTEEFKDYQLPGFELLHYEEKPDGPTDADREEMLEIQQKIIETLTTFRVDVTPGDITRGPTITRYEVYPARGVRVNTFDQYSKDIALATRAESVNIVAPIPGKDTVGIEIVNRKKVAVPLRELLQDPEFCSPKKKIPLALGKDVYGRTVIGDLASMPHLLVAGATGSGKSVCINSIISSMLLKFRPDELRLILVDPKVVEMQPYSKLPHLIVPVVTDPKKVPNALRWCVNEMEHRYHCFAKVGVRNFEAFNKRPPEMPAEEEEEPESGEVDEALAESIARELESQGEWPAEEDDELDLDDDGVIPERFPYIVIIIDELADLMQTVGADIETNIGRLTQKARAAGIHLIVATQTPRRQVVTGTIKANIPTRIAFQVASGTDSRVILDRQGAEKLVGKGDLLYLPPGSAQVERAQGAFISDDEVEALVAHCASQARQKFHEEVQKTLDEASHGGADSPLDDAEEECYAKCLEVAVIERKVSTSLLQRRLSIGYGRAARMMDLLESRGIIAPADNTNRPRKVLVE, from the coding sequence ATGGCATTGGATGCGCAGGAGCGTCATGTATTTGAGCATGAAGAGGACCATCCCCCCGTTTGGATGGGAATGGCGTGGGGCGCCGTTTCCGTACTGGCAGGAGCGGCTTTGCTGGCTTCCATGGTGACCTTTGACGTCCGGGAAATAGGCTGGAATTATCTCAACAAATCCGGCGAGGTGATGGAGGGGACGACCAATCTTCTGAACGTGGTGGGGCTGTATGGAGCCGGCATCGTTTACTGGGTGCTGGGAGGGATGGCCTGGATGCTGGTGATTTTGCTGGCCTGGTGGGGATGTTACCGTTTTACCCACCGGGGACGGCTGACCCGCGGTGTGATCTATGGAGGCGTCTTCCTGCTGGTGAGCGGGTGCCTGTTCCTGACTGCCGGCCATGTTACGGGGGCGGAATGGGTGGAGCGTCATCAGGTGCTGGGCGCGGGCGGCCTTGTCGGCAACCTTCTCGGAACGCATCTTCTGGTTCCTTTGGCTGGGGTGTCCGCCATTCTGGCGGTTTCCGGGCTGGGATATATCATTGCCTTGATCTATGCGGCGGGCCTGCGGCCTCGTCCCCTTTTCCGCGCCGTTCTCCGGGAGTTCCGTTCATGGAGAATGAACAGGAAGGAAAAGAAGATGGAACGCCGTTCCTCCCAACTGGCCAGGGAAGTCGCCCGCGTGAGAGCCAGCATGGAGGACGCGGCCCTGTCTTCTCCCTCTCCCGCCAGACGGAGCCGGGAATCTTCTTCCCGCCTGCACCGTACCGGGGATGACCTGGAAGGGCTGTACAATGAAGTGGCCGCCGCTCCCTCTGTCCGGACGCCCGCACCCCCGAAAAAATCTTCCGCTCCGCGGACGCAGGGGAATCTGCCGCTGACGACGACCCCGAAAATCACGGTGGCGGAGCCTGCGGAAATCAAGCCTGCTCCCAAGGTGCAGCCCTTTGCCAAAATAGCCACGCCGCCTACGGAGGAATTCAAGGACTACCAGCTTCCCGGCTTCGAACTGCTGCATTATGAGGAAAAGCCGGACGGCCCCACGGATGCGGACCGGGAGGAAATGCTGGAAATCCAGCAAAAAATCATCGAGACGCTGACGACGTTCCGCGTGGACGTGACGCCGGGGGACATCACCCGCGGCCCGACCATCACCCGGTATGAGGTATATCCCGCGCGCGGCGTGCGCGTGAACACGTTTGACCAGTATTCCAAGGACATCGCGCTGGCGACCAGGGCGGAAAGCGTGAACATCGTGGCCCCCATTCCGGGCAAGGACACGGTGGGCATTGAAATCGTCAACCGCAAAAAAGTGGCCGTGCCGCTCCGGGAACTGCTCCAGGACCCCGAATTCTGTTCTCCCAAAAAGAAAATTCCGCTGGCCCTGGGCAAGGACGTGTATGGCCGCACCGTGATAGGAGACCTGGCCTCCATGCCCCACCTGCTGGTGGCGGGGGCTACGGGTTCCGGCAAATCCGTGTGCATCAACAGCATTATCTCCTCCATGCTGTTGAAATTCAGGCCGGATGAACTCAGGCTGATTTTGGTGGATCCTAAGGTGGTGGAAATGCAGCCATACTCCAAGCTGCCTCATTTGATCGTTCCCGTGGTGACGGACCCTAAAAAGGTGCCGAATGCCCTGCGCTGGTGCGTGAATGAAATGGAACACCGCTACCACTGTTTTGCCAAGGTGGGCGTCCGCAACTTTGAAGCCTTCAACAAGCGGCCGCCTGAAATGCCCGCGGAAGAGGAAGAAGAGCCGGAGTCCGGAGAAGTGGACGAGGCGCTGGCGGAATCCATCGCCCGGGAGCTGGAATCCCAGGGGGAATGGCCTGCGGAAGAGGATGACGAACTGGATTTGGATGACGACGGCGTGATTCCCGAACGCTTCCCCTACATCGTAATTATCATTGACGAGCTTGCCGACCTGATGCAGACGGTGGGCGCGGACATTGAAACCAACATCGGCCGCCTGACCCAGAAAGCCCGCGCTGCCGGGATTCACCTCATTGTCGCCACGCAAACGCCGCGGCGGCAGGTAGTGACGGGCACCATCAAGGCCAATATTCCCACGCGCATCGCCTTCCAGGTGGCCAGCGGCACGGACAGCCGCGTGATTTTGGACAGGCAGGGGGCGGAAAAGCTGGTGGGGAAGGGCGACCTTTTGTACCTGCCGCCCGGTTCCGCCCAGGTGGAACGCGCCCAGGGCGCATTCATTTCCGACGACGAGGTGGAAGCCCTGGTGGCCCATTGCGCGTCCCAGGCCAGGCAGAAATTCCATGAAGAGGTCCAGAAGACGCTGGACGAAGCCTCCCACGGCGGAGCGGACAGCCCGCTGGACGACGCGGAGGAGGAATGCTACGCCAAATGCCTGGAAGTGGCCGTCATCGAACGCAAGGTAAGCACGTCCCTCCTGCAGCGGCGTCTGAGCATCGGCTACGGTCGCGCCGCGCGCATGATGGATCTGCTGGAATCCCGCGGGATCATCGCCCCTGCGGACAACACCAACCGCCCGCGCAAGGTGCTGGTGGAATGA